GCCTCGGACGGCTCGTCCGCGTCGGCGTGGGCGTCGGTCTCTTCGGCCGGGGTCTCGGCGACCTGGGGCTCGGCGTCTTGAGCGGCGGGGTCGGCCGTTTCGGCCTCGGGGAAGTCCTGGGTGTCGTCTTGCATCTTGAATCTACTTGGGAAATCGCTCGCGCCGGGACGGAGTCCGGGCGCGGGCTGGAAGGGATGACGGCGTCCGTCGGGTCGCCGATGTGAACGTTTCGGGAGCCGGGCCGCTGCGCGAGGAGCCGCGCAAGGCCGGCGGAAGGGCGGGGCGCGCCGCGGATCGCCGCGTCGCGTGGGCCCAGCGGAACCACATGCCGGCGGGCCGGTCAAGAAGATCAGGCGGCGTAGGCCCTCATGTGGGGTGCGGCCGGGCGGCTGTCCAGGGCGGGTTCAGCCGCCGAACTGCAGGGTCACGGCCAGGACGGCCACGATGGCGGCGACGAACGGCAGCTCGTTGGTCGCCCGCCAGAACTTCGCGGACTTCGGGCGCTGACCCGCCGCCAGCTTCTTGCGGGCTCCGGCCAGGAAGCCGTGCCAGCCCGAGAGGAATGTGACCACCGCCAGCTTCACCAGCATCCAGGGCTGGAGGAGGAAGCCCCAGCCGGCCCCCGTGGCGTAGACGTGCCAGAGGATGAGCGTCACGCCGAGCACCCAGGTGATCGTCATGGCCGGATTGATGATGATCCGCAGGAGCTTGCGCTCCCACACCTGGAAGTGGGCGTCGAACTCGGTCCCGGGCGGCGCCGTCTCGGTGTGGTAGGCGTAGAGCCGCGGCAGGTAGAGCATGCCGGCCATCCAGGCGATCACCGCAATGATGTGCAGCCCGCGCAGCAGGTCATAGCTCAGGAATTCCGGCCAGCTCATGCAGTCCCCCCGTTCCGGCAGGCGCATCTTCCATGCGCCGCCGGGCACAGCCAAGGCCCGAACGGCGCAGCGCCGCTCCGGTCCAGCGCCCCCAGCGCCGCCTCGGCCAACGTCCCGATGAACGGCTCGGCCACCCCCGGCGCCGGCGCGCGCAGATAGACCGGCACGCCGGACTCCTTGGCCAGGGCGGCATACTCGTGGTCGAGCTCGACCAGGGTCTCCACATGCTCGGAGACGAAGGCGATCGGCGAGACCAGCAGGCCCTTGCCCTCGGCGCCGGCGCGGCGGACCTCGTCGTCGGTGGCGGGCCCGAGCCACTTCAGCGGCCCCACCCGGCTCTGATAGCTGATCCCCCAGTCGGTGAACTCGGGCAGCAGGGCCGCCACGGCCGCGGCGCTCGCCTGCACCTGCGCCTCGTAGGGGTCGCCGGCGTCCACAACCTTCTGCGGCAGGCCGTGGGCGGAGAACAGCAGCCTGATATCGCTGGGCTTTCCGGCCTTCTCCCAGGTCTGCCGGATCAGCCGGGCGTGCGCCTCGGCGAGGCCCGGCGCATTGGGATAGCAGCAGACCGTGCGGCTCTTGCCCGGACCCTTGTAGGCGCGGGCCCAGTCCTTCACCGACGAGCCGGTGGTGGTCGTCGAATACTGCGGATAGAGCGGCAGCAGCACGATCTCGTCGGGGGCGAAGGCCGCGACCTGGCGGGCGGTCTCCTTCGCCAGCGGCCTCCAGTAGCGCATGGCGATGAAGGCGCGGGCCTCGACGTCCGGCGCGCGGCGGGCGAGCTCGGCCTCCAGCGCCCGGGCCTGGGCCTCGGTCTCGGGCAGCAGGGGCGAGCGGCCGCCCATGATCGCGTAGTTGGCCTGGGCCGTCTTCTCGCGCGTGGTCGAGATCAGCGCCGCCAGCGGATAGCGGGCGAT
The Phenylobacterium zucineum HLK1 genome window above contains:
- the hemH gene encoding ferrochelatase, with product MKLAVVLFNLGGPDGPEAVRPFLFNLFRDPAIIGLPAIARYPLAALISTTREKTAQANYAIMGGRSPLLPETEAQARALEAELARRAPDVEARAFIAMRYWRPLAKETARQVAAFAPDEIVLLPLYPQYSTTTTGSSVKDWARAYKGPGKSRTVCCYPNAPGLAEAHARLIRQTWEKAGKPSDIRLLFSAHGLPQKVVDAGDPYEAQVQASAAAVAALLPEFTDWGISYQSRVGPLKWLGPATDDEVRRAGAEGKGLLVSPIAFVSEHVETLVELDHEYAALAKESGVPVYLRAPAPGVAEPFIGTLAEAALGALDRSGAAPFGPWLCPAAHGRCACRNGGTA
- a CDS encoding CopD family protein; this encodes MSWPEFLSYDLLRGLHIIAVIAWMAGMLYLPRLYAYHTETAPPGTEFDAHFQVWERKLLRIIINPAMTITWVLGVTLILWHVYATGAGWGFLLQPWMLVKLAVVTFLSGWHGFLAGARKKLAAGQRPKSAKFWRATNELPFVAAIVAVLAVTLQFGG